A single window of Salvia splendens isolate huo1 chromosome 6, SspV2, whole genome shotgun sequence DNA harbors:
- the LOC121809320 gene encoding probable protein S-acyltransferase 19: MVRKHGWQLPAHTFQVVAITVFCLLVVAFYAFFAPFLGGRIWEYVLMGVYSPVAILVFILYVRSTAINPADPGIMYKFDPELMNEAREKRESIAHGLRRKYDEGSNGTHSCASSPSRSSFAGANSSKKGSVESVKSNTQAVPPRRSPLCHFFGGFLCAIFVLEDCRKQDETAELEGTGEDALFCTLCNAEVRKFSKHCRSCDKCVDGFDHHCRWLNNCVGRKNYATFISLMGISLVWLVVEAGVGIGVLVRCFTNKHYMEAQIVDRLGNGFSRAPFATVVALCSAVSLLACVPLGELFFFHMILIRKGITTYEYVVAMRAMSEVPPGASVDEELPDILYSPSGSATTGFSGGSSLGLQYKGAWCTPPRVFVDYQEEVAPQLGPGMIPSTVDPDANGLGEKGNKGPKKGVRISAWKLAKLDSSDAMKAAAKARASSSVLRPLDGRRLPDSEISSSENGSIKSSMSTDTGGNKDARNDLRLSPRRHSFAPSQGSRDEYETGTQSMSSFSSPGHVHESVSLSPLPQPRSLNPLISDQPLAPRAAAIPARNNPVFPNSSGFDEKIMQRHSGPDTLLLSAPTALTAPAVSFIRDVKRMSVVWDQEAGRYVSVPLSTADARKRPSLPSALPNTTSATSNQDKRLSAPVREPPPPLAKPAIHQSEKLTYTGESIFFGGPLLSAPIRDGLRGEGGSSSKDGQDKLPINLPRDSRFKRDAVSNQLPIFIPGDFELNPPSGSSF; the protein is encoded by the exons ATGGTGAGAAAACATGGGTGGCAGTTGCCTGCACACACCTTTCAG GTTGTTGCTATTACAGTGTTTTGCTTGTTAGTGGTGGCATTTTATGCTTTCTTTGCCCCGTTTCTTGGAGGCCGAATATGGGAGTACGTGCTAATGGGTGTCTATTCCCCAGTG GCAATATTGGTGTTTATTCTTTATGTTCGATCTACTGCAATAAACCCGGCAGACCCCGGCATTATGTATAAATTCGACCCTGAGCTAATGAACGAGGCAAGGGAAAAGCGTGAATCGATTGCGCATGGTCTGAGAAGGAAATACGATGAAGGTAGTAATGGAACTCATTCATGTGCATCTTCGCCCTCAAGAAGTTCCTTTGCTGGAGCTAACTCTAGCAAGAAGGGTTCGGTCGAGTCTGTGAAATCCAACACTCAAGCTGTACCTCCGAGGAGGAGTCCTCTCTGCCATTTTTTCGGCGGATTTCTCTGTGCAATCTTTGTTCTTGAAGATTGCCGCAAACAGGATGAAACAGCTGAGCTGGAAGGTACAGGCGAAGATGCTTTGTTTTGCACGCTGTGCAACGCTGAG GTTCGGAAATTCAGCAAGCACTGTCGAAGTTGTGACAAGTGTGTGGATGGATTCGATCATCATTGCCGG TGGCTCAATAACTGCGTAGGGCGGAAGAATTACGCCACATTTATCTCACTTATGGGCATCAGTTTAGTTTGG CTTGTTGTTGAAGCTGGAGTGGGCATTGGCGTTCTAGTTCGTTGCTTCACCAATAAGCATTATATGGAGGCTCAAATAGTTGATCGGCTAGGAAATGGTTTCTCCCGTGCCCCATTTGCGACTGTTGTG GCTTTATGTTCAGCCGTGTCCTTGCTGGCATGTGTGCCCTTGGGCGAACTTTTCTTTTTCCACATGATCCTAATACGAAAG GGCATTACGACTTACGAGTATGTCGTGGCAATGAGGGCCATGAGCGAAGTGCCTCCAGGAGCATCAGTCGACGAGGAGCTCCCGGATATTTTATATTCTCCATCTGGATCTGCAACGACTGGTTTCAGCGGCGGAAGTTCACTGGGGCTGCAATATAAGGGTGCTTGGTGCACGCCTCCTCGAGTTTTTGTTGACTATCAG GAAGAAGTTGCACCGCAATTAGGACCTGGTATGATCCCGTCTACGGTTGATCCGGATGCTAACGGATTGGGTGAGAAGGGAAATAAGGGGCCGAAAAAGGGAGTTCGGATCAGTGCGTGGAAGCTTGCTAAACTAGACTCGAGCGACGCAATGAAAGCGGCTGCCAAAGCAAGGGCATCATCATCTGTATTACGTCCTCTTGATGGTCGTCGTTTGCCTGATTCCGAGATAAGTTCGAGCGAGAATGGCAGTATCAAAAGTAGCATGAGCACCGACACCGGAGGAAACAAAGATGCGCGGAACGATCTCAGACTGTCACCTCGGAGGCACTCGTTCGCTCCGAGTCAAGGCAGCCGAGATGAGTATGAGACCGGGACTCAAAGCATGAGCAGTTTCAGCAGTCCGGGTCATGTTCATGAATCCGTCTCGTTGAGCCCTCTTCCACAACCTCGCAGTCTGAACCCTCTCATCTCAGATCAGCCGCTGGCCCCTAGAGCGGCGGCTATTCCTGCTAGAAACAACCCAGTCTTCCCTAACTCCTCAGGTTTCGACGAAAAGATTATGCAGAGGCATAGCGGTCCCGATACCCTCCTGCTCTCTGCTCCGACTGCTCTGACTGCTCCGGCAGTTTCCTTCATTCGAGATGTGAAAAGAATGTCTGTTGTTTGGGATCAGGAAGCCGGGAGGTACGTCTCTGTTCCGTTATCAACAGCAGATGCCCGAAAAAGACCATCTTTACCGTCTGCTCTACCAAACACTACTTCAGCAACAAGCAATCAAGATAAGCGCCTGTCTGCCCCCGTTCGAGAGCCTCCACCGCCCCTAGCTAAGCCGGCAATCCACCAGTCGGAGAAGCTGACGTACACGGGAGAATCCATCTTCTTTGGCGGCCCACTTCTCAGTGCTCCGATCAGAGACGGGCTGAGAGGTGAAGGGGGCTCGAGCTCAAAAGATGGACAGGATAAGCTGCCCATCAACTTGCCTCGAGATTCAAGATTCAAGAGGGATGCCGTCTCGAACCAGCTCCCGATTTTCATTCCTGGGGATTTTGAGCTCAACCCTCCATCGGGATCGAGTTTCTAG